One window from the genome of Pseudoalteromonas sp. '520P1 No. 423' encodes:
- a CDS encoding 4-hydroxyproline epimerase: MNKGTFFCIDAHTCGNPVRLVTSGHPNLKGETMSEKRSHFLKEYDWIRKGLMFEPRGHDMMSGAFLYPPCTEEADASILFIETSGCLPMCGHGTIGTITAGLEGGLLNSKVPEKLIIDVPAGQINVEYQMTGKKVDWVKIYNIASYLAHQDIEIDVPELGKIKLDIAYGGNFYAIVEPQGNYPGLESFTPDQILKYSPLIREIAGKAVECVHPEDPSVNGLSHVLWTGEPQKAGSSAANAVFYGDKAIDRSPCGTGTSARMAQLYTKGLLEQGQDFVHESIIGSQFVGRVERVTEIEGITAIMPSIQGWAQVTGNNHITIDDDDPYAFGFQLV, translated from the coding sequence ATGAACAAAGGAACATTTTTTTGTATTGACGCTCATACCTGTGGCAATCCAGTTAGATTAGTAACTTCAGGTCACCCAAACCTGAAGGGTGAAACAATGAGTGAAAAGCGAAGCCATTTCTTAAAGGAATATGACTGGATCCGTAAAGGATTAATGTTTGAACCTCGTGGCCACGATATGATGTCAGGTGCTTTTTTGTATCCTCCATGTACAGAGGAAGCTGATGCTTCAATTTTATTTATAGAAACATCTGGTTGTTTACCTATGTGCGGCCACGGTACTATCGGTACAATTACCGCTGGGCTTGAGGGCGGATTATTAAATAGTAAGGTTCCAGAAAAGTTAATTATTGACGTGCCTGCAGGTCAAATTAATGTTGAATACCAAATGACAGGTAAGAAAGTTGATTGGGTTAAAATTTATAATATTGCATCGTACTTAGCACATCAAGATATCGAAATTGATGTGCCTGAGCTTGGTAAAATTAAACTTGATATTGCTTATGGTGGTAACTTTTACGCGATTGTAGAACCACAAGGAAATTATCCAGGATTAGAAAGCTTCACTCCAGATCAAATTTTAAAATACAGCCCCCTAATTCGTGAAATTGCGGGAAAAGCAGTTGAATGTGTACACCCTGAAGATCCAAGCGTGAATGGTCTTTCACATGTTTTATGGACTGGCGAGCCTCAAAAAGCAGGTTCGTCTGCTGCTAATGCGGTCTTTTATGGTGATAAAGCCATTGATCGCTCTCCATGTGGTACAGGTACATCAGCAAGAATGGCACAGTTATATACAAAAGGTTTATTAGAGCAAGGGCAAGATTTTGTTCACGAAAGCATTATCGGCAGTCAATTTGTCGGAAGAGTGGAACGTGTAACTGAGATAGAGGGAATTACGGCAATCATGCCTTCAATTCAAGGATGGGCACAAGTTACGGGTAATAATCACATCACAATTGATGATGATGATCCGTATGCCTTTGGTTTTCAATTAGTTTAG
- a CDS encoding aldehyde dehydrogenase (NADP(+)) produces the protein MLSGLCFIGGQWQADTEVTFNAINAAEHTRLAPDFTNCSSEQLDQACLLAEQAFVTYRKKTVQQRSDFLNEIAEQLVKVETQLVERTPLETGLPQARIQGELGRTVNQLRLFANNIIKEASIIAHDTAMPDRAPMPRPDMKLSQLPLGPVAVFGASNFPLAFSTAGGDTASALAAGCPVIFKSHSAHPGTCEIVAKAIEIAIDNCDMPKGVFALIHSKAYEISHSLVKNPKIKAVGFTGSYRVGMALQESIYQRKEPIPFYGELGAVNPQLLLPGLISEKADSVAQEFVASMNMGCGQFCTNPGLWLVSEVERATFESVLADKIQSSPAQVMLTPAMLNAYQSGCENISKEATLVAKGQEQDKKATTHLFVTSADAFINNAKLHDEVFGPASLIVTYKDLDQAAQLIDILGGQLTASVHGSTDVINENEDLIEALSYKVGRLIFNQMPTGVEVSDAMMHGGPFPSSTDVRSTSVGSQAINRFLRPICYQNSAM, from the coding sequence ATGTTATCTGGTTTATGTTTTATTGGCGGTCAATGGCAAGCTGATACAGAAGTTACTTTTAATGCAATTAATGCAGCAGAGCACACTAGGTTAGCACCTGATTTTACTAACTGTAGCTCTGAGCAATTGGATCAAGCGTGTTTACTAGCTGAGCAAGCTTTTGTTACATACCGTAAAAAAACAGTACAGCAGCGTTCAGATTTTTTAAATGAAATTGCTGAGCAATTAGTTAAAGTTGAGACACAACTTGTTGAGCGTACACCATTGGAAACAGGTTTACCCCAAGCGAGAATTCAAGGTGAGCTTGGTCGTACAGTTAATCAATTAAGATTGTTTGCAAATAATATCATTAAAGAGGCATCTATTATTGCACATGATACAGCTATGCCAGATCGCGCACCTATGCCGCGCCCTGATATGAAATTATCACAATTACCTTTAGGTCCAGTCGCTGTATTTGGTGCAAGTAATTTCCCATTAGCATTTAGTACTGCCGGTGGTGATACTGCGTCAGCTTTAGCTGCTGGTTGTCCGGTAATTTTTAAATCTCACTCAGCCCACCCAGGTACTTGTGAGATTGTTGCTAAAGCAATTGAAATTGCGATTGATAACTGTGATATGCCAAAAGGTGTATTTGCATTAATTCATAGCAAAGCATATGAGATCAGTCATTCATTAGTTAAAAACCCTAAAATTAAAGCGGTTGGTTTTACGGGTTCTTATCGTGTGGGTATGGCATTACAAGAAAGCATATACCAGCGTAAAGAGCCAATTCCTTTTTACGGTGAATTAGGTGCTGTAAACCCACAGCTGTTATTACCAGGTTTGATTTCTGAGAAAGCAGATTCGGTTGCACAGGAGTTTGTCGCTTCTATGAATATGGGTTGTGGCCAATTTTGTACAAATCCAGGTTTATGGTTAGTAAGCGAAGTTGAGAGAGCAACTTTTGAAAGTGTATTAGCTGATAAAATTCAATCAAGTCCTGCGCAAGTTATGCTGACTCCAGCTATGTTGAATGCATACCAATCAGGTTGTGAAAACATATCTAAAGAAGCAACTTTGGTTGCTAAAGGTCAAGAGCAAGATAAAAAAGCGACAACACACTTATTTGTTACTTCTGCCGATGCTTTTATCAATAATGCTAAATTACACGATGAAGTCTTTGGTCCAGCTTCACTAATTGTAACTTATAAAGACTTAGATCAAGCTGCGCAGTTAATTGATATTTTAGGCGGTCAGTTAACGGCTTCAGTTCATGGTTCAACTGATGTAATTAATGAAAATGAAGATCTTATTGAAGCATTATCATATAAAGTAGGTCGTTTAATTTTCAATCAAATGCCAACAGGCGTCGAAGTAAGCGATGCAATGATGCATGGTGGACCTTTCCCTTCTTCAACAGATGTACGTAGTACATCGGTAGGCTCTCAAGCGATTAATCGCTTTTTAAGACCTATTTGTTATCAAAACTCAGCAATGTAA
- a CDS encoding IS1595-like element ISPesp2 family transposase — protein MKKNQFTLIIESLSKLTHNQKRLLHHHVVEDLKRGDTDNLINECKGDDVICPHCGNEEIGKWGMAAGLQRFKCKNSSCGKTFNALTKTPLARLRKRELWAKNLEYMLDGLPIRRVAELLEVAETTAFRWRHRFLKAPAQRKPSEVAGIIEADEMFFMESFKGNQTIYDRKPRKRGGMGDRRTVDDKIPVLIVVDRSGGLTDFVLEEHSSDEIHNAMRPIVNHDSILCSDGAHAYRSFAKEENIQHYRTIVSKGERVIGGQFHIQNVNGYMSRLRGWMRRFNGVGTEYLPNYLGWMRMMDSKKDKYKEVRLAYLIDENLAYGLVA, from the coding sequence TTGAAGAAAAATCAATTCACACTAATAATTGAATCGTTATCTAAGCTAACACATAACCAAAAACGATTGCTACACCATCACGTTGTAGAAGACCTCAAACGTGGTGATACTGATAACTTGATCAATGAATGTAAAGGTGATGATGTTATCTGCCCTCACTGTGGTAATGAGGAAATTGGCAAATGGGGCATGGCTGCTGGCTTACAACGCTTCAAATGTAAAAACTCTTCATGTGGAAAAACTTTTAATGCTCTAACTAAAACACCTCTAGCTCGATTGAGAAAGCGTGAACTCTGGGCAAAGAACCTAGAGTACATGTTAGATGGCTTGCCAATTAGACGAGTTGCGGAACTCTTAGAAGTTGCAGAGACTACAGCGTTTCGATGGCGACACAGATTCCTTAAAGCTCCAGCACAGCGCAAACCATCAGAAGTAGCGGGAATCATCGAAGCTGATGAAATGTTTTTCATGGAGAGCTTTAAAGGCAACCAAACGATATATGATCGTAAGCCTAGAAAACGAGGTGGCATGGGCGATAGACGTACTGTTGATGATAAAATCCCTGTATTGATCGTAGTAGATAGAAGCGGAGGTTTAACAGACTTCGTACTTGAAGAACATTCAAGCGATGAAATTCACAATGCAATGAGACCAATAGTAAATCACGACAGTATTCTCTGTAGCGATGGCGCACACGCCTATCGTTCTTTCGCCAAGGAAGAAAATATCCAGCATTATCGCACGATAGTCAGTAAAGGTGAGCGAGTGATCGGTGGTCAATTCCATATCCAGAACGTAAATGGCTATATGAGCCGTTTACGGGGCTGGATGCGAAGGTTTAATGGTGTTGGTACAGAATATCTCCCAAATTACTTGGGTTGGATGAGAATGATGGATAGCAAGAAAGATAAGTACAAAGAGGTAAGGCTTGCATACTTAATTGACGAAAATCTTGCTTATGGCCTCGTTGCCTAG
- a CDS encoding energy transducer TonB: MKKRIAILSSILGLQFSAVAQANNYADVKLTHLDPEKSAATWVRTKQVTPRYPMDLAMKGIAGCGVFKLTVDEDGKSQDIELVSSIPKKVIFKPAKKVIKKWRWENVSGQPSQAEEKVIRLDFCMGGSSEEEAKARCAEQAKLQCE; encoded by the coding sequence ATGAAAAAGAGAATCGCAATATTAAGTTCAATATTAGGGTTGCAGTTTTCTGCTGTAGCTCAAGCTAATAACTATGCTGACGTTAAGCTTACTCACCTAGATCCAGAAAAGTCTGCTGCTACATGGGTTAGAACTAAACAAGTCACTCCTAGATACCCTATGGATCTAGCTATGAAAGGTATAGCTGGTTGTGGAGTCTTTAAGCTGACCGTAGATGAAGACGGTAAATCACAAGATATAGAATTAGTTTCGTCTATTCCTAAGAAAGTTATTTTCAAACCTGCTAAAAAGGTCATAAAAAAGTGGCGCTGGGAAAATGTTTCAGGCCAGCCAAGCCAAGCTGAAGAAAAGGTAATACGCTTAGATTTTTGTATGGGCGGAAGCTCTGAAGAAGAAGCAAAAGCTAGGTGTGCTGAACAAGCAAAACTTCAATGTGAATAA
- a CDS encoding FCD domain-containing protein translates to MQHLTQIEPNIWADLNTHFHAYLYKGSDRPQTIDIVNTLNKNSDRYIRMHLLLAGGIKKAGPEHRQLIDFCKSGNVESACQLLKQHILGAKEEIKELLINNN, encoded by the coding sequence ATTCAACACTTAACGCAAATAGAGCCAAATATTTGGGCTGATTTAAATACACACTTTCACGCCTATTTATATAAAGGTAGCGATCGCCCGCAAACAATTGATATTGTAAACACCTTAAATAAAAACTCTGACCGCTATATTCGCATGCATTTATTATTGGCTGGCGGAATAAAAAAAGCAGGCCCAGAACATAGACAGTTAATTGATTTTTGTAAATCAGGTAACGTTGAAAGTGCTTGCCAACTTTTAAAGCAACATATATTAGGCGCTAAAGAAGAAATAAAAGAGTTATTAATAAATAATAACTAA
- a CDS encoding PilZ domain-containing protein, translating to MQNRRHFTRIIFSTTAHLSDMGKVWTTELIDLSLKGALVKKPDNWKSGDAKSVLLTFKLAQSEIELNMNASVVHEKEEYLGLLCEQIDIDSATHLKRLIELNVGDDELLNRELDALAHPE from the coding sequence ATGCAAAATAGACGACACTTTACTCGAATTATATTTTCAACCACAGCCCATCTTTCAGATATGGGCAAAGTTTGGACTACCGAGCTTATAGATTTATCTTTAAAGGGTGCACTTGTAAAAAAACCTGATAATTGGAAAAGTGGCGATGCTAAGTCTGTTTTATTAACTTTTAAACTTGCACAAAGTGAAATCGAGCTCAATATGAATGCGAGCGTTGTTCACGAAAAAGAAGAATATTTAGGCTTGTTGTGTGAGCAAATTGATATCGATAGCGCCACGCATTTAAAACGTTTAATTGAACTGAATGTAGGTGATGATGAGCTGTTAAATAGAGAGTTAGATGCGCTTGCTCATCCTGAGTAA
- a CDS encoding VWA domain-containing protein — MLIEFFLTLKKYRLAVSMRELLDLIRALEKGAVFANIDDFYFLARTIMVKDETQFDKFDKAFAHYFEGIENIDLFEQLKQQNELPADWLRKEFEKHLTEEEKQKIQAMGGLDELMKTLKERLAEQQKRHAGGNKWVGTGGTSPFGAYGYNPEGIRIGQDGNRNRQAVKVWDKREFKNFDADAQISSRTMKLALKKLRKFARAGASDELDLNATISATAAQGGMLDVKMQPERHNAVKVLMFFDVGGSMDDYIQTCEELFSAAHNEFKYLEFFYFHNCLYEHVWQDNNRRRQETLSTLELINRFGRDYKVIFVGDATMGPYEIAYPGGSVEHWNEQPGSMWINQITNHFDKAVWLNPQPKEHWNYYHSINMIKELMANRMYPLTLEGISESINNLT, encoded by the coding sequence ATGCTAATTGAGTTTTTCCTAACCTTAAAAAAATACCGGCTTGCTGTCAGCATGCGTGAACTATTAGATTTAATACGTGCCTTAGAAAAAGGTGCTGTTTTTGCCAATATTGATGATTTTTACTTTTTAGCGCGAACCATCATGGTAAAGGATGAAACTCAATTCGATAAATTTGATAAAGCATTTGCCCATTACTTTGAAGGTATTGAGAACATTGATTTATTTGAGCAGCTAAAACAACAAAATGAACTGCCAGCCGATTGGTTAAGAAAAGAGTTCGAAAAGCATTTAACTGAAGAAGAAAAACAGAAAATTCAGGCTATGGGCGGTCTTGATGAATTAATGAAAACGCTAAAAGAGCGTTTAGCCGAGCAACAAAAACGTCATGCAGGTGGTAATAAATGGGTTGGCACGGGTGGTACGTCACCATTTGGTGCTTATGGCTATAATCCCGAGGGGATCAGAATAGGGCAAGATGGTAATCGAAACCGGCAAGCTGTTAAAGTATGGGATAAAAGAGAATTTAAAAACTTTGATGCTGATGCGCAAATAAGCTCACGCACTATGAAACTTGCACTCAAAAAACTAAGAAAATTTGCTCGGGCAGGTGCCAGTGATGAATTAGATCTCAATGCAACGATTAGTGCAACCGCTGCTCAAGGCGGTATGTTAGATGTAAAAATGCAGCCCGAACGTCATAATGCAGTTAAAGTACTTATGTTTTTTGATGTGGGCGGATCAATGGATGACTATATTCAAACCTGTGAAGAGCTATTTAGTGCAGCCCATAACGAATTTAAATATTTAGAGTTTTTCTACTTTCATAATTGTTTGTATGAGCATGTTTGGCAAGACAATAACCGAAGACGTCAAGAAACGTTAAGCACTTTAGAGCTAATTAATCGTTTTGGCCGAGATTATAAGGTGATATTTGTAGGTGATGCCACTATGGGACCTTATGAAATAGCTTACCCGGGTGGCAGTGTTGAACATTGGAATGAACAACCTGGCTCTATGTGGATAAACCAAATCACAAACCATTTTGACAAAGCGGTATGGCTCAATCCACAACCCAAAGAGCATTGGAATTATTACCATTCAATCAATATGATAAAAGAGTTAATGGCAAACAGAATGTATCCTCTGACATTAGAAGGTATCAGTGAAAGTATAAATAATTTAACTTGA
- a CDS encoding MoxR family ATPase — protein MQFNGTENYIASNSLKLAVNAAILLEKPLFIKGEPGTGKTMLAEELAAALGTDLIQWHIKSTTKAQQGLYEYDAVSRLRDSQLGDEKVNDIGNYIVKGKLWQAFDASRRPVLLIDEIDKADIEFPNDLLLELDKMEFHVYETQERIVAKQRPIVIITSNNEKELPDAFLRRCFFHYINFPTTSEMQQIIDVHHPDVKQNLVTAALETFFNLREVNGLKKKPSTSELLDWLKLLLAEDISPEALQDKTNKGGLMPMFGALLKNEQDITLLEKLAFMSRR, from the coding sequence ATGCAATTTAATGGCACTGAAAACTATATCGCGAGTAACTCTTTAAAACTTGCCGTTAATGCGGCCATCCTGTTAGAAAAGCCTTTATTCATAAAAGGTGAGCCTGGCACAGGTAAAACCATGTTAGCTGAAGAACTTGCCGCTGCTTTAGGTACTGATTTAATTCAATGGCATATAAAATCAACCACTAAAGCCCAGCAAGGATTATATGAGTATGATGCTGTATCTCGCTTAAGAGATAGCCAACTTGGTGATGAGAAAGTAAATGATATTGGCAACTACATAGTTAAAGGTAAATTATGGCAAGCATTTGATGCCTCTAGACGCCCAGTTCTATTGATTGATGAGATAGATAAGGCTGATATAGAATTTCCAAATGACTTATTACTTGAGTTAGACAAGATGGAGTTCCATGTTTATGAAACACAAGAACGCATTGTCGCCAAGCAAAGACCTATCGTAATTATCACATCTAATAATGAAAAAGAACTTCCCGATGCTTTTTTACGCCGCTGTTTCTTTCACTATATTAATTTTCCAACAACCAGTGAAATGCAGCAAATCATAGATGTGCATCATCCTGATGTAAAACAAAACCTAGTCACAGCTGCACTTGAAACTTTTTTTAATTTACGTGAAGTTAACGGCCTTAAAAAGAAACCTTCTACAAGTGAATTACTTGATTGGCTTAAATTATTACTTGCTGAAGATATCTCACCTGAAGCACTGCAAGATAAAACAAATAAAGGTGGTTTAATGCCAATGTTTGGTGCTTTACTTAAAAATGAGCAAGACATCACTTTATTAGAAAAGCTTGCTTTTATGAGTAGAAGATGA
- a CDS encoding DUF2947 domain-containing protein has translation MNYISLSDYKKAWVFRHKDLPIDPDDFLKIKPMSESRSANLWASFLSNENDHPDFFKSSDWPGNDDNWVESIEWEKLWENDEEHLPEEILAHLNWDNNTVIYFCNSRRDVIETSWSIFKKYWKNFLFMSDGSILIGKKRKEAVQFLENGQAKLGNKP, from the coding sequence ATGAACTATATTTCGTTAAGTGATTACAAAAAAGCATGGGTTTTTCGTCACAAAGACTTACCGATAGATCCTGATGATTTTCTAAAAATTAAACCTATGAGTGAATCGCGTTCAGCGAATTTATGGGCAAGCTTTCTTAGCAATGAAAATGATCATCCCGATTTTTTTAAATCATCAGACTGGCCTGGTAATGATGATAACTGGGTTGAAAGCATTGAATGGGAAAAGCTTTGGGAAAATGACGAAGAACATTTACCAGAAGAAATACTTGCACATTTAAACTGGGACAATAATACCGTTATATATTTTTGCAACAGTCGCCGTGATGTAATAGAAACAAGCTGGAGTATTTTCAAAAAATACTGGAAAAACTTCTTATTTATGAGTGACGGTAGTATTTTAATTGGCAAAAAGCGTAAAGAAGCAGTTCAGTTTTTGGAGAACGGGCAAGCCAAATTAGGTAATAAACCTTAA
- the ftsB gene encoding cell division protein FtsB has translation MRLFQIGLLCLLILLQYKLWFAHNGVKDYTRLQTAVTKHQKLNEQLIKRNKLLEADIKDLKTGLEGVEERARNELGLIKPGETFFRLLPNKNTYKE, from the coding sequence ATGAGGCTATTTCAGATAGGGTTACTGTGTTTACTTATTCTATTACAGTATAAATTATGGTTTGCACATAATGGCGTAAAAGATTATACCCGCTTACAAACTGCTGTTACTAAACACCAAAAATTGAATGAGCAGCTAATAAAACGTAATAAATTATTAGAAGCGGATATTAAGGATTTAAAAACCGGTTTAGAAGGCGTAGAAGAACGCGCTCGTAACGAACTGGGCTTGATTAAACCGGGCGAAACTTTTTTCCGTTTATTACCGAATAAAAATACATATAAAGAATAA
- the ispD gene encoding 2-C-methyl-D-erythritol 4-phosphate cytidylyltransferase, protein MTDKANFNIAAIVPAAGIGSRMQSDLPKQYLKINHKTVLEHTLDKLAQIKDINQISVAISPDDGFYNQLKINNVKISTVIGGSSRAISVLNALDNLKQNSNNKIDWVLVHDAARPLVSPDDINKLIDTAIINQNGGILASKVKDTIKKSKNNRPLDLVLETVPRDALWQAMTPQIFKFEVLHKSLSDALAQNIEITDEASAMEWAGFEVMLVAGRSDNIKITTPEDLQLASFYLSQTHNILE, encoded by the coding sequence ATGACTGATAAAGCGAATTTTAATATTGCCGCGATTGTTCCTGCTGCTGGTATTGGTAGCAGAATGCAAAGTGACTTACCTAAGCAGTATTTAAAAATTAATCATAAAACTGTATTAGAACATACCTTAGATAAACTCGCTCAAATTAAAGATATCAATCAAATAAGTGTTGCGATTAGTCCTGATGACGGATTTTATAATCAGCTTAAAATCAATAATGTAAAAATTAGCACTGTAATAGGTGGCAGTTCTAGGGCTATCTCTGTGTTAAATGCGTTGGATAATCTAAAACAAAATAGTAACAACAAAATTGATTGGGTTTTAGTTCATGATGCCGCAAGACCATTGGTTTCCCCTGATGATATAAATAAATTGATTGATACGGCCATTATTAATCAAAATGGCGGAATTTTAGCTTCTAAAGTTAAAGATACTATCAAAAAATCTAAAAATAATAGGCCGCTAGACTTGGTATTAGAGACTGTGCCTCGAGATGCTTTATGGCAAGCTATGACGCCGCAAATATTTAAATTTGAAGTATTACATAAATCACTTAGTGATGCTCTTGCACAAAATATAGAAATTACTGATGAAGCCTCTGCAATGGAATGGGCTGGGTTTGAGGTTATGCTAGTGGCAGGCCGTTCTGACAATATCAAAATTACAACACCCGAAGATTTGCAATTAGCGAGTTTTTATTTATCACAAACACATAATATATTGGAGTAA
- the ispF gene encoding 2-C-methyl-D-erythritol 2,4-cyclodiphosphate synthase produces the protein MLRIGHGFDVHKFGGTGPLTIAGVKIDYAQGFIAHSDGDVAIHALCDAILGSLALGDIGKHFPDTASEYENIDSRILLRHVVNLAENKGYCLGNADITIVAQAPKMLPHIENMRSILASDLNADISQVNVKATTTEKLGFEGRKEGISSHAVVILQKIDKELNSTS, from the coding sequence ATGCTACGCATAGGACATGGTTTTGATGTACATAAATTTGGTGGCACAGGACCTTTAACAATTGCAGGTGTTAAAATTGATTATGCACAAGGCTTTATAGCGCACTCTGACGGTGATGTGGCAATACATGCCTTATGTGATGCCATTTTAGGCTCACTGGCATTAGGTGATATTGGTAAACATTTTCCTGATACTGCCAGTGAATATGAAAATATAGATAGTAGAATATTATTACGCCATGTAGTTAATCTAGCTGAAAATAAAGGATATTGTTTAGGTAATGCTGATATTACAATTGTAGCACAAGCACCAAAGATGCTGCCTCATATAGAAAATATGCGTTCAATTCTAGCGAGTGATTTAAATGCTGATATTTCTCAAGTTAATGTCAAAGCAACTACAACAGAAAAACTAGGATTTGAAGGTCGTAAAGAAGGGATCTCAAGCCATGCTGTTGTGATTTTACAAAAGATAGATAAAGAGTTAAATAGTACATCATGA